The genomic DNA CAGGTCACTGATGTAAATAAACCGATTTTGAATCAATTGCAAAGTGTATGGAAATTACATATTGTTTATTAGATTCAAGTAGATTTGGAATATCAGTAAATATTTGTACGCAAAAACGTTTAAAACAATTTTATTTTTTTTAAAATGATTATGCATTGCGTGTTAACTGCATGAACAATCTTTTTATTTTTAAAATTAAATAATATAATAATTTTTTGGTTTAAAGTGAAATATTGTTGTTTATATAGAATTTCGTCTACATGGCTATATATCGTATAATTATTGATAGTTAACTTTTGACATAACGTTTCATTATATATTATGTTAAAAACTAACAATAATATTTTAAACCAGTAATTTCTGAGTTTTTGTAAGTATATGAATTCAAATAATATTGATAATAATATTATTTGTTAAGCTTCTGAGTCTGTTTTATACTAAAACCACTCTTAATCACGTTAAGAGTGAAAAATTTTAATTTTCTTAACATTAAAAAATATCGAACCTTGTTTTATTCTTAATGTTTTTAGTACATACTAAACTACCATATGGTATATATTTTATTTAATTGTATAGTATAACTTCGTTATATTTTATGTATCACATATAATTGGATTTGGCAATGATGTTTTTAAAATAATATTATTTCTGTGTAATCGCTGATTATGATTATCATCTAATTTTTGTCATTATTTGTTTTCTGTTATTGTGATAATAATTTTTATTTAATGTATGAAGAAAATCAAAGCTCTATTTTTTAAATTTGTTTAATAAAATCTGTCTATTTAAAGTAAAATAACATGTGAATTTTATTATTATGCTACATATATTTCTAATATTTAAAATTTAAGATTATCAAATTAATTTGTTGTGCGAAATTGTGAGTAATAATTAACAAGATTATAGAATGTAAGCAAAATTGCAGTTCATTAAATTATTTATTGGTTTTATACAGTTTAAAAAATATGAAATTATCACGTAAACACGTGAGTAAATTTAGTTAATACACGGCGCATTAATAATGCGCCGTGTATTAACTAAACAACATACTTCCCCAGTTTTATATGAAAAAAATCATATTTAATAAAGAATATTAAAAAAACAAATACAAACATTCTTATACCAAAAAATAAGCTTTGGTATTACTTACATCTTCACAGGGGTGAAGAGACTTGAACTCCTAACACCCGGTTTTGGAGACCGACGTTCTACCTATTTGAACTACACCCCTTTTTGTTTTGTAATAAGCATACGGTGCGGACGGGACTTGAACCCGTGACCCTCGGCGTGACAGGCCGATGTTCTAACCATCTGAACTACCGCACCATTATAATTTATATGATGACTTTTATAGTCATATACTAATATACTTTAAGATTATAAAAATATATTGAATATATACATTTTTATATTCATTTATATTGCAAGCAATTTATATAATACTCTGCATATACATTATAATGGAGCTAAGCGGAATCGAACCGCTAACCTTCTGCGTGCAAAACAGATGCTCTCCCAGTTGAGCTATAGCCCCACATCAATCAATTATACTGTAACAAGTTTCATAGAAACATGCAAATAAAATAATATAATTATAAATTTGATTTTTTCCATAATTAAATAACTTTAGAATAAGATTTACGTATATAAAATATAATTAATTTATATTATTAAAATTAAAATTAGTAATGCTGATGTGTTATTAACATAATTGAATAAAACAATACTTTCATAAAAAGTTAATTTACAGTTTATTTTGAATTTGTTGTGCATCCCTGTTAGTAGCATCAATTTAAAGTTGATAACTGTATCTATACGGTGCATATTATATAGACGTTTAGCATAAAAAATTGTATACTAAAAATAAAACTGCATGCAATAATTCGACAAAAAGCTATTAATTGCCATTAATATAGATATATATTTTTATCCATGAGTATAATTAATTTTTTTTCGATTACTATAATTAAACTAACAAACAATGTGTTTCTTATTGAAATAAGATAATGTGCTCAATTTATATTGATAATATTTCTAAAGAAAAAAAGTTATAATAGGATAATAAAATAGATTTTAATTTGATAGCTTTTTCTGTGTTCATAGAACAATAAATTTTGTTTGGTCTGTAAAAACAAAAATTGTTTGTGGGACTATTTATTTTTTTGCGTAGCAAACGTAAGCTATGTTTAGCGACTGAATGTCTTGAATCTATTAAGTAGCTATTTGAAGACAATGCGGCAATTAATTCTGTTTTTAATAAAGAAAAATGAGTACATCCAAGCACTATAGTGTCAGGAGGTTGTTTCATGTTTAACCATGGGGTAAGAATATTACGAAGAATTGATATCGGTATTTTTTCGCCACACATTTTAGATTCAGCTAAGTTTGCTAATTCAGACGTACCTAGTAACACGACCTTATATTTATTGGCGAAACGTTTTATAAGACTCCAAGTATAGTCATGATTGACAGTGCGATGTGTTGCTAAGACGCCAATAACGCCATTTTTAGTTAATTTAGACGCCAATTTAATTGCAGGTATCACCCCAACAATGGGACATAGAAAATAATTCTGTAATATTTTTAATGAAACTACACTGGCAGTATTACAACCAATGATTACAAGATCTAATTGATGTTGTTCTTGCACAGCTTCAATTATAGAAGTTACACGATTTATAATGAAGAATTCTGAGTGTTCACCATAAGGAAAAGCTTGATTATCAAAAAAATATAGATAATGTACATGTGGTAATAATTTTCGTATCGCAGTATAAATAGATAAGCCACCTACCCCAGAATCTAATATCAATATTGTTGGTTGCTTGTGTATATTTGTAAAATAAGTCATATATTTTATTAATTATTTAATTTATACACCATATATAAAATATACATAAATTGAATATATACGTAACGTAAGCTACAATTTTTGTTAAAATTATCTTGTAATATAGAATACATATTTTTTTGTTCAAAAATATTTTTATTTTTTTTATAAATGCTATATTGAGTGTTATCCTTCGTATTGTAATAATAACATTTATAACTATATATTCTTTGCGGTTCTATTTACAAGTGAAAAATATTGTATATAGAATTTATTATACAATACACATACAATATATATAATATATTTGACTGATAATGAATCTAATACAATATTTATTATTTGTTTGAAAATTCAGCTCTTTGATATACATATATTTAAAAGAATCTAAGAAGTAAATTTATTATGTTTAAATTATGATTTGTGGTGGACATAATTATTTAATTAATTATGAAATATTATTCATACATTACATTTTGTTATTTTTTATTCCCAAAGTATGACATATTGCATATGTTAAATCTGATCTATTAAGAGTATAGAAATGAAAATTTCTTACCCCTTCCTTAAGAAGGACTCTGATCATGTCTATCGCTACAAATGTTCCAAGCATTTTCTGTGTTTCTAAGTCATGATCTAATCCATGAAAAATTACATATATCCAATGAGGTATCTTCACTTTAGTAAAAGTGATAAAATTCTGTAATTGACGAAAATTAAAGATAGGCAATATTCCAGGGATAATTTCTATATCAATCCCAACAGACACGCAAAGATCTCTAAATCTTAAATATTGTTCTACATCAAAAAAAAATTGAGTAATTGCACGATTCGCACCGGCATCTATTTTTTTCTTTAAATTAATTAAATCTGATTGCGCGCTTTTTGCTTCTGGATGTACTTCTGGATAAGCAGCTACTGCAATATCAAAATTTCCAATTTTTTTTAATAAATATACTAAATCTGAAGCATACATAGACGATTGATAGGTTTTTTTTATTTGATCGCCTCTTAACGCAACTATATTATGAATACCATTATTCCAATATTCTTGAGCAATAGTTTGTAATGCTTGAGGGGTTTCGTTAATACATGTTAAATGAGGAGCTGCTATTAATCCAGTACGTTTTTTTATGTCTTTAATCGTTTTATCAGTATGATTTCGTGTTCCAGAATGAGCGCTATATGTTACAGAAACAAAAATAGGATTCAATTTGCTTAATTTGTTTATAGTTTTCCATAATATTTGTTCCATTTCATCGGTACGTGGAGGAAAAAATTCAAATGAAACATTAATCTTTCCTTGTAATTCAGCTAAATATTGATTTAATACTGCTTGTTGGGTGGCATGGAACATACTCATGTTTTCCCTCTTGAAGCTATAAAATAGATGCTTATAGACCTATATCTATTATATAGACCATATGCTAGTTTTAAATAACAATCATCATTACATAAATAATCATTGAGATTAATAATCTGAAAAATTGTATTATGGATATTTTAATGGATGTCACTCATTAATAAAATATTTCATTTATATATTAAATTAGCGCAATAAATTATTATTTTAATTTGTATCGTAGATAAGACTTAGACAGATAACGTTTCATTCATTAAATATAAATGACTGTTTAAGATATCAACTGTATATATGAATTTTTGATTGCTCAATTAATTAATAAAACTTTATAATAAAGTGTCCAATTAATGTTTGTTAATAATAAGACTAGTTAATATTAATAATGTGCATAATAGTATGGCGAGGCCTCATTGTATTGATGCAAATGCCTGTTCTAAATCAGTAATAAGATCGTCGCTATCTTCTAGTCCTACTGAAACACGAAGCAACATATCACTGATTCCAGCGCGTTTTCTAGCATTTTCTGGCATAGCAGCATGCGTCATAGTAGCTGGATGAGCAATTAAACTTTCTACACCCCCGAACGATTCTGCTAATGTAAATAATTTTAATGATCGTAAAAATTGTAGTAAAACATTTTTAGCGCCCTTAAGTTCAAAACTAAATATTGATCCGAATCCGCTTTGTTGTTTACAAACAATGTTATATCCAGGATGAGTGGGTAACCCCGGATAATATAATGCATTGATTTGCGGTTGTTTTTGACAAAAAGCAATAATGTTTTTAGTATTATTTTGTTGTTGGTAAACACGCGGCATTAAAGTACGCATACCACGCAACAACTGATAACTATCAAAGGCGCTTCCAGTAATACCAAGCGTATTGCCCCACCAAGTTAATTTTTCAGAAATGTGTGTATCCTTAGATATTACTACTCCTGCTATTAAATCTGAATGTCCATTCAAATACTTACTACAAGAATGTACCACTAAATCTGCACCTAAAATTAATGGATTTTGAAATACTGGAGTCATGAATGTGTTATCTACAACATATAAGATATCTTTTTGGAAATTGCAAAGAGTATGAATATCTACTATTCGGAGCATAGGATTACTTGGGGTTTCTATGAAAATTAATTTAGGTTTATATGCTAACGATTTTAATAAAACCTGTGTATCACTTTGATCAATAAATAATACTTTACATGCACCTTTTTTGTTTAACGCATCCAATAATCGATAAGTACCTCCATAGCAATCATAAGGTGCTATTAATAAATCGTTTGGTTCAAGCAAAGCAGAGCATATTAAATAAATAGCAGACATGCCACTACTTGTCATAATCGCACTTTTTCCATATTCTAAATCTGATAAAGTTTGTTGAGCTACATCACGTGTAGGATTTTTGCGCCGTGAATAATCATAAGGACGAGGCTGATTTAATCCAAAAAAATTATAAGTAGTTGAAAGAGTAATAGGAGGTACAACACATCCATGTTGCTCATCGCTATTTAAACCACTTCTAACGCTGATTGTAGATTTTTTTATATTCATAATAATAACTAAACTGACCTATATTTCTAAAAACACCGGTACTTTCTAAGTATAGAAATCTTTATCTGTACGCAAATATTTTTATTGACCAGATTTAATGTAGTTTTATCCAAACATAGTTATATTACATGTAGATTTTCTGGTAACAACTAAAATCTAAATGTACATTGGTACCAATCAATCCACACTCATAAAATTTAATGAACTCGTATTTATTTTTTCTATTAAAGTATAATGGATGACTATGATGTTACATAACATCCTTATGTAAATAATATCTATATTTATTTTTTATTTAATTTTTTGTCAATCGGTAAAAAATCAGCATTAATAGAAAGATTAAAGCGTTTATTGAAAATATTTACACGCCCACGTGTATCTAGTATACGTTGTGTACCTGTATAAAATGGATGACACAAATTACACACATCTATATTTAAGTTTCTATTTAAAGTAGATTTAGTATCTATAACATTTCCACACGAGCAATATGCAGATATTTCGTTATATTTTGGATGCACATTTTTCTTCATAATATATTTTGATAGCAGCTAAATATTCATGTTTCTGATAAATTGATATTTTATCATAATAAAAAAAAATTATAAATTTATTTTATAGCGCTTAATAAAAGCTAAGATATTTATGCGTTTGTACAACCAAATGTTTCTATTCATTGCAATTAATATTGTATATTCGACCTATTTAAATATATGATTCGTAATAAATTTTATACAAAATTCATAATATTTATTGCATATATTTATAAATGTATGTGCAGATACTATTAACGACAAACAGTAATTTATGATTTATCGTTACTATATATTAGCAACAACTAATAAAATTCTCACTTATGTATATTTGAAATAAAAAATTTTTCTATATCTCATACATCGACATCGATTCTGATAACAATTCAAACTATTTTTTGATGTTTATGATTACATAGTAATCTATTGACATTGTATATGCAACCACATGAGTGAATATACTTATACTCACAAACATTCAACACCCTAATCTCATCAAATAATACAAATATTTACTTTATGTAATAAGTTTTGATAAAATAATAACTATTGAATTTTTAAAATTGAATATAGGATATTCAACAAATAACCATTTATGCGCATATATAAATGTACGAAATAAAATATACGATACTTGCAATTGCATTCTTTTTCATAAATGCAACATATATAATTGCGTAATAATAGATATTTTTATCTAATCAATACATAGTCTTACGTGTTTTCAAGAAACGTATAGTTGGTTATATAATTACAACAATGAGTTGTACGAGTACTCAAAATATTTTTAATCACTTAAAATAAATTATTATATTCAATAAACTAACTGTATAATAAGTATGTTACATACTTGTGTTCAGGGTGAGCCAGAGTGCGTATTTTTTATTATGACCGTAAATTTCATTAAAACTAACATAAATGTTTGTATTTATTAATATGAAATAATAATGTACGATCTTTATAGTAGTAAAACTTGCAAAAATTATAATTAAAATTATATATAATGAAAATATATTTTCTAAAAATAATCGAATCATTAAAGTAACATTGATTTGGATAATTTAAATTCTAAATCACTATAGATTAGTACATACATGTTGTGTACGAATATAATCAAAAATATTACCACTATATAAGTAAAACACTATAATAGTCACTACATTATTTGTAGTGTTTGGTTTTATAAATAAAAGATCTTTTACATAGAATGATTTCATGAAAAATTATAACATTAAAATATCTGATTAAATGTAACATTGTTTTAATATCATAAAATTACGTTCAATCGAATAGGCAATAATTACAGTGTTTTTATGGTTGATTTTTTTAGATAAAAATTTTTATGTCGGAATCTTGTGTTAGTTTTTAAGGGGTAGATAATAATAGATACAAATTTCAATACTGATTCTGATCATACCAATGAAGTTACTTAATAAGATTAAATATTTGAATATAACTGAATACGGGTAAATTTTATGTCTACATGGGTCACCGGAAAAATTATTAATATAAAAAATTGGACAGATCAGTTGTTTAGTCTTATTGTACGAGCTCCAGTAAATACATTTATTGCTGGTCAATTTACTAAAATAAAGATAAAGATAAATAACATAATCGTGCAACGTGCTTATTCATATCTTAATGCTCCGCATAATCCAAATCTAGAATTTTACATAGCCACTATACTAGAAGGGAAATGTACCCCGTTGTTATGTACTTTACGTCCCGGTGATACTCTTATGCTTACTAAAAAAGCATACGGACGTTTTATACTCAATGAAATTCCAAATTGTAAAAATTTATGGATGTTAGCTAGCGGAACAGGGATTGGTCCATATTTATCAATACTCGAAGATCATGATAAAAGATTGTGTCAATTTTCAAATATTGTATTAGTACATGCAGTGAGGTTTTCTAAAAATTTAAATTATTTATCTCAAATAAGAAAATTACAAAACTTTTATAATGGTAAATTACACGTACAAACAATCATAAGTCAAGAAGAATCTTCTAGTTCACTTTCTGGACGTATACCTAATTTGATAGAAAATGACTCTTTAGAAAAAAAAGTAGGATTACAATTGGATATTAACAATAGTCACGTGATGTTATGTGGAAATCCGAAAATGATACAAGATACTAAGGAAATATTGAATAAAAAATATGGAATGCAAGATCATTTACGATGTAAACCAGGTCATATTACTCAAGAACGTTATTGGTAACATAAATGGTAATAATGTACATCAATTATAACTGACACTTATATTACAAAATTATTTATTATTATTATACATCTTTATAATATCAACATGGTGCCATACACAATTGCGTATCTTTTAAGTATATACGATTCTAATCGTGTAATACAAGCATTATTTTGTTTAATATTAATTAGTATTTATTGATGTATCACAATTATTATTATGAAATAATTTCTGTAGGAGAGAAGATGTGAGGCGTCTGTTGATAATAGGAAACTGGAAATTAAATGGCAATAAAAATACCATAACTAATTTAATTATTACATTAGTTAATACATTTAATAATATTTCTAAATGTAGCGTAGCTATAGCTCCTCCTGTGATGTATTTAGATATAATTAATCGTTATTTATTGAACAGTCATATTCAGCTATGCGCTCAAAATGTTGATATTCATTTATCTGGAGCGTTTACCGGCGACATTTCAGCAGAAATGTTACAGGATCTTAATGTACGATATACTCTGATAGGTCATTCTGAACGGAGAATACATCATAAAGAAAATGATGTATATATTGCTAAAAAATTTTTTATCTTAAAAAAAGTTGGATTAATTCCTATTTTATGTATAGGGGAAAATAAAAAAGAATACGATTCTGGATACACACAGTCAGTATGTATCAATCAAATTAATACAATCATTAAATTACTTGGCATAGAAGCATTTAAGAATGCAGTTATTGCTTATGAGCCTATATGGGCTATAGGAAGTGGTGTTAGCGCATCTCCAGAAAATGTGCAATTAGTTCATAAATCAATTCGGGATTATATTGCAAGTTATGATGCATCTATAGCCGATAAAATAACGATTCAGTATGGAGGTTCTGTCACACCAGAAAATGTTACTCAATTTTTTGATCAAAAAGACATTGATGGTGTATTAGTAGGAGCCGCTTCTTTAAACGCAAATAGTTTTTCTATGATTGTACAAACTGCTGAAAAACATAAGAAATCATACCCTACTTAATAATATGCAGGAATATGCTAATATAGCATATTATTGATGTAACGATATTAACAGTTCAAAACCCTAAATAAGTGATATTTGTATAAGCCATACATAATCAGATTATGTAAACGATAATATTATTTAAGAAACAAGTTATTTATGATGATTTTAAATAACTTAAAATAGTTTTTTGGCTGTTTTTAATAAATCCCGACGGAATGGACGTTGCATATGTTGTATAGCATCGTTAATGTCATGATGTACTAATTTTTCATTTTGTACCCCAATACAGCGTCCTACATAACCCTTTAATAGCAGATCAATAGAATATGCTCCCATCCGAGACGCTAGAATGCGATCATATGCAACAGGCTTACCTCCACGCTGGATGTATCCTAAAACGGTAGCGCGAGTCTCTCTACCAGTCTTTTCTTCAATGTATCGCGCTAAATAGAATACATTACAAATACGTTCTGTAATAGCTACTATTGCATGTTTTTTTCCCTTAGAAATACCAGATTTAATCTCATTTACTAGATCTTGTGGGTTAAATTCTACTTCGGGGACTACAATAAATTCACAACCTCCAGCTATCGCTGCTGCCATAGTCAAATCACCGCAACAACGTCCCATTACCTCTACAATAGAAATACGTTGATGCGAAGAAGATGTGTCACGCAACCTATCAATTGCATCAACAATTGTTTCTAAAGCTGTAAAATACCCGATAGTGTAATCCGTTCCGGAAACATCGTTATCAATAGTCCCAGGCAATCCGATGCAAGGAAATCCTATATCACTCAACCTCTTAGCACCTAAATAAGATCCATCTCCTCCAATTATTACGAGAGCATCGAGACTACGTTGATTAATATTGTTGATAACTATTGTTCTAGTAGCATCTTCCTTAAATTCAGGAAAACGAGCA from Candidatus Blochmanniella camponoti includes the following:
- the metB gene encoding cystathionine gamma-synthase, producing MNIKKSTISVRSGLNSDEQHGCVVPPITLSTTYNFFGLNQPRPYDYSRRKNPTRDVAQQTLSDLEYGKSAIMTSSGMSAIYLICSALLEPNDLLIAPYDCYGGTYRLLDALNKKGACKVLFIDQSDTQVLLKSLAYKPKLIFIETPSNPMLRIVDIHTLCNFQKDILYVVDNTFMTPVFQNPLILGADLVVHSCSKYLNGHSDLIAGVVISKDTHISEKLTWWGNTLGITGSAFDSYQLLRGMRTLMPRVYQQQNNTKNIIAFCQKQPQINALYYPGLPTHPGYNIVCKQQSGFGSIFSFELKGAKNVLLQFLRSLKLFTLAESFGGVESLIAHPATMTHAAMPENARKRAGISDMLLRVSVGLEDSDDLITDLEQAFASIQ
- the metF gene encoding methylenetetrahydrofolate reductase translates to MSMFHATQQAVLNQYLAELQGKINVSFEFFPPRTDEMEQILWKTINKLSKLNPIFVSVTYSAHSGTRNHTDKTIKDIKKRTGLIAAPHLTCINETPQALQTIAQEYWNNGIHNIVALRGDQIKKTYQSSMYASDLVYLLKKIGNFDIAVAAYPEVHPEAKSAQSDLINLKKKIDAGANRAITQFFFDVEQYLRFRDLCVSVGIDIEIIPGILPIFNFRQLQNFITFTKVKIPHWIYVIFHGLDHDLETQKMLGTFVAIDMIRVLLKEGVRNFHFYTLNRSDLTYAICHTLGIKNNKM
- the pfkA gene encoding 6-phosphofructokinase → MIKRIGVLTSGGDSPGMNAAIRGVVRAGLSEGLEVYGIHDGYLGLFQDRMIQLSRRSVSDIINRGGTFLGSARFPEFKEDATRTIVINNINQRSLDALVIIGGDGSYLGAKRLSDIGFPCIGLPGTIDNDVSGTDYTIGYFTALETIVDAIDRLRDTSSSHQRISIVEVMGRCCGDLTMAAAIAGGCEFIVVPEVEFNPQDLVNEIKSGISKGKKHAIVAITERICNVFYLARYIEEKTGRETRATVLGYIQRGGKPVAYDRILASRMGAYSIDLLLKGYVGRCIGVQNEKLVHHDINDAIQHMQRPFRRDLLKTAKKLF
- the tpiA gene encoding triose-phosphate isomerase, encoding MRRLLIIGNWKLNGNKNTITNLIITLVNTFNNISKCSVAIAPPVMYLDIINRYLLNSHIQLCAQNVDIHLSGAFTGDISAEMLQDLNVRYTLIGHSERRIHHKENDVYIAKKFFILKKVGLIPILCIGENKKEYDSGYTQSVCINQINTIIKLLGIEAFKNAVIAYEPIWAIGSGVSASPENVQLVHKSIRDYIASYDASIADKITIQYGGSVTPENVTQFFDQKDIDGVLVGAASLNANSFSMIVQTAEKHKKSYPT
- the murI gene encoding glutamate racemase; translated protein: MTYFTNIHKQPTILILDSGVGGLSIYTAIRKLLPHVHYLYFFDNQAFPYGEHSEFFIINRVTSIIEAVQEQHQLDLVIIGCNTASVVSLKILQNYFLCPIVGVIPAIKLASKLTKNGVIGVLATHRTVNHDYTWSLIKRFANKYKVVLLGTSELANLAESKMCGEKIPISILRNILTPWLNMKQPPDTIVLGCTHFSLLKTELIAALSSNSYLIDSRHSVAKHSLRLLRKKINSPTNNFCFYRPNKIYCSMNTEKAIKLKSILLSYYNFFSLEILSI
- a CDS encoding FAD-binding oxidoreductase, yielding MSTWVTGKIINIKNWTDQLFSLIVRAPVNTFIAGQFTKIKIKINNIIVQRAYSYLNAPHNPNLEFYIATILEGKCTPLLCTLRPGDTLMLTKKAYGRFILNEIPNCKNLWMLASGTGIGPYLSILEDHDKRLCQFSNIVLVHAVRFSKNLNYLSQIRKLQNFYNGKLHVQTIISQEESSSSLSGRIPNLIENDSLEKKVGLQLDINNSHVMLCGNPKMIQDTKEILNKKYGMQDHLRCKPGHITQERYW
- the rpmE gene encoding 50S ribosomal protein L31; translated protein: MKKNVHPKYNEISAYCSCGNVIDTKSTLNRNLNIDVCNLCHPFYTGTQRILDTRGRVNIFNKRFNLSINADFLPIDKKLNKK